AACAACATCACCTTAGAAAGTGTACGAGAAGAAATTGTGGAACAGACTGAGAAGCAATCTTCATCCAAGGAAACCAGGAAAACTTTAAGGAAATCCTTTAGTGACATATGCAATACACATACCGTGACACAAGTTGCAGAGAAACTCAGATGTGATGACTATGgaattatgtgtacaagtgatcATGTTAATGTCCACACTGTGCTAAGTGCAAAGAGACATCACAAATGTGATGTTTGTGGTAAATTGTTTACTCGTTCGGGCGGTCTCAAGGTACACGAATTAATACACATGGGAAAGAGACCCTACAAATGCcatgtttgtggaaaatcgtttactcagTCGGGCAATCTCAAGACACATGAATTAATACATACAGGAGAGAGACCCTACAGATGTACTGTTTGTGGCAAATCGTTTATTGGTTCGGGGAATCTCAAGGCACATGAATTAATACACATGGGAAAGAGACCCCACAAATGCcgtgtttgtggaaaatcgtttactcagTGGAGCAATCTCATGACACATGAATTAATACATACAGGAAAGAGACCCCATGAATGcggtgtttgtggaaaatcgtttactcagTCGGGCAATCTCAAGACACACGAATTAATACATACAGCAAAGAGACcctacaaatgtactgtttgtggTAAATCGTTTATTGGTTTGTGTAATTTCAAGGCACATGAATTAATACACACGGGAAAGAGACCCCACAAATGCcgtgtttgtggaaaatcgtttactcaATCGAGCAGTCTGAAGACACATGAATTAATACATACAGGAAAGAGACcctacaaatgtactgtttgtggCAAATCGTTTATAGGTTCGGGGAATCTCAAGGCACACGAATTAATACACACGGGAAAGAGACCCCACAAATGCcgtgtttgtggaaaatcgtttactcagTCGAGCAGTCTCAAGACACACGAATTAATACATACAGGAAAGAGACCCCACGAATGcgatgtttgtggaaaatcgtttactcagTCGGGCCATCTCAAGAGCCATTTGTTGACACACATGGGAAAGAGACCCTACTAATATAGTGTTTGTGGTAAATCGTTTCCTCAATGGGGCAGTCTCAAGAAACAAGAATTAATACACACTGAACAGGGACCACACAAAGTCAATGTTGGTGGCAAATCGTTTTCAGAACTGGGTCATctaaaaacacagaaattaatacacGCAGGAATGAGCCCCCGCAAATATGATACTTGCGGCAAATATTTTTCTTCCTCTGGTAATCTCAAGGAAATCATTAGTACACACCGGTAAATGACAACACAAATGTAGTATTTATGGCAAATTGTATAAAAACTCTAGTAACCTAAAGAAACAGCTATCACTGCACACTGAAAAAAAGGCTACACAGATGTGATATTTGCTGGGTATCTTTTACTCTGGTCTATCTTCTTTAGAAGCATGCAATAATACGCATTACGTAGAGACCACTCAAAGTATTGTTGAGGTGTGACTTACACATGTTCAAAGGAGACCACAAGTGTGTTATGAATATTGATCGCATGTGCTACAGGAAGGTCACAAAAAAAAGTACAAATCCGTTTTCACAGCTTCATGTTCATAGAAGTTGCATACTAAATACAATATATGAAGCACACAATTgcaattttttgttgtaaatgctCCATGCTATAACGATCTGTCTACCAGAAATTGGTGCATCGAGAGATATCTGTTACTCGTTTGAGTAGAAGTCCTATGCAGTAATCAGGACTCCATATTCTTCAAGAGAATTCACCAGTATGTTGCTAGTTATTTGAAAGAAATATTCATGAAGCTGTAGGCAGTACCCAGGCGACAGCATAAATGTGTTTATTACACATCCATCACTCATGCTATATTTCTCAACGATGGAGAAAGATACAAAAATATCATGATTATGCAAACATGTTACTGGGGTATGCCTCCTTAATAGTAATGCTATTTGTGTGATCAAAATTTGCACACATGTGAACTATCTGTGCTACTTCTACATTaggaaataactgatggtggcaagTATGCAGAGATTGGGCAAAAATTGTAATCATCTGCCTAGTAGCATTTTGATTCACCTTCAGACTACAATACAACAGTGCTTCTGTATGGTATGGACTCATTAGTTCGCTGTTAGTTTTCCACTAGTAAATTGGACTATATATCTACACACGTCTCACACAGTTCCCATTAACTGCAGGCTATCAGTTTGTTGCTGTTTAGTTAGTATGCAATAGCATCCCAAATTCGTTTCATAATGACCTAATGAGGTGGGAAAGACAACAGTGTGAGTTATCATTATGCTCAAACCATTGCAGTGTGATTCTGACCTTGTGatttggacagttatcctgctgtaaGATGTTGTCACTCTCAGGAAATACATCAAGCATTAAGTGACACAGAGGTTGCAAAAATGTTCGTGTTCTCCACATCTGTCATGGTGCTTCCAATTATGACCAGCTGCTTCTTGGCGTCTCATATGAATATCCCCCATAGCATGACATTGCCACCATCTTTCTGCACCTGTTGTGTTGTGCATGTGTTGAACGACTGTTCATCTGGATAATGGCACATCTGGGCACAACCATTGACCTGGTCCACAAGAAATGTCACTTATCCCAACACGTGACACatctttattggtatgcagtccAATCTCAATTATCCCATTcgtattactatagtaactgacaaTGTTGTTAGATCAACATGGGAATGCGAAGCTG
This sequence is a window from Schistocerca nitens isolate TAMUIC-IGC-003100 chromosome 11, iqSchNite1.1, whole genome shotgun sequence. Protein-coding genes within it:
- the LOC126213145 gene encoding zinc finger protein ZFP2-like isoform X4, with amino-acid sequence MDSKGTSWLKKEKIEVYAEPGSLVQLHTSTMKVKEELDEQENQQCLEDNSVISRPNHFIKEDPELNLEVAASIRNASDSLRFIQSAGDSCNVSYQEALHQGLVDDDLEIDTEMSTDFSMSHNYSKLRSSQEDSLCGTRLSCSIREKEFHKFNCSFCLQSFPSKYRLIMHIFIHIDGVQAPAYVCKSCGEVLPTDDSLKEHLRMSEGDQALSAANSEKLECSDDHENNITLESVREEIVEQTEKQSSSKETRKTLRKSFSDICNTHTVTQVAEKLRCDDYGIMCTSDHVNVHTVLSAKRHHKCDVCGKLFTRSGGLKVHELIHMGKRPYKCHVCGKSFTQSGNLKTHELIHTGERPYRCTVCGKSFIGSGNLKAHELIHMGKRPHKCRVCGKSFTQWSNLMTHELIHTGKRPHECGVCGKSFTQSGNLKTHELIHTAKRPYKCTVCGKSFIGLCNFKAHELIHTGKRPHKCRVCGKSFTQSSSLKTHELIHTGKRPYKCTVCGKSFIGSGNLKAHELIHTGKRPHKCRVCGKSFTQSSSLKTHELIHTGKRPHECDVCGKSFTQSGHLKSHLLTHMGKRPY
- the LOC126213145 gene encoding zinc finger protein 253-like isoform X1, producing MDSKGTSWLKKEKIEVYAEPGSLVQLHTSTMKVKEELDEQENQQFLQDPPRIVMPSLRIQQDLELKRDLDGIEHDCLEDNSVISRPNHFIKEDPELNLEVAASIRNASDSLRFIQSAGDSCNVSYQEALHQGLVDDDLEIDTEMSTDFSMSHNYSKLRSSQEDSLCGTRLSCSIREKEFHKFNCSFCLQSFPSKYRLIMHIFIHIDGVQAPAYVCKSCGEVLPTDDSLKEHLRMSEGDQALSAANSEKLECSDDHENNITLESVREEIVEQTEKQSSSKETRKTLRKSFSDICNTHTVTQVAEKLRCDDYGIMCTSDHVNVHTVLSAKRHHKCDVCGKLFTRSGGLKVHELIHMGKRPYKCHVCGKSFTQSGNLKTHELIHTGERPYRCTVCGKSFIGSGNLKAHELIHMGKRPHKCRVCGKSFTQWSNLMTHELIHTGKRPHECGVCGKSFTQSGNLKTHELIHTAKRPYKCTVCGKSFIGLCNFKAHELIHTGKRPHKCRVCGKSFTQSSSLKTHELIHTGKRPYKCTVCGKSFIGSGNLKAHELIHTGKRPHKCRVCGKSFTQSSSLKTHELIHTGKRPHECDVCGKSFTQSGHLKSHLLTHMGKRPY
- the LOC126213145 gene encoding zinc finger protein ZFP2-like isoform X3, whose protein sequence is MKVKEELDEQENQQFLQDPPRIVMPSLRIQQDLELKRDLDGIEHDCLEDNSVISRPNHFIKEDPELNLEVAASIRNASDSLRFIQSAGDSCNVSYQEALHQGLVDDDLEIDTEMSTDFSMSHNYSKLRSSQEDSLCGTRLSCSIREKEFHKFNCSFCLQSFPSKYRLIMHIFIHIDGVQAPAYVCKSCGEVLPTDDSLKEHLRMSEGDQALSAANSEKLECSDDHENNITLESVREEIVEQTEKQSSSKETRKTLRKSFSDICNTHTVTQVAEKLRCDDYGIMCTSDHVNVHTVLSAKRHHKCDVCGKLFTRSGGLKVHELIHMGKRPYKCHVCGKSFTQSGNLKTHELIHTGERPYRCTVCGKSFIGSGNLKAHELIHMGKRPHKCRVCGKSFTQWSNLMTHELIHTGKRPHECGVCGKSFTQSGNLKTHELIHTAKRPYKCTVCGKSFIGLCNFKAHELIHTGKRPHKCRVCGKSFTQSSSLKTHELIHTGKRPYKCTVCGKSFIGSGNLKAHELIHTGKRPHKCRVCGKSFTQSSSLKTHELIHTGKRPHECDVCGKSFTQSGHLKSHLLTHMGKRPY
- the LOC126213145 gene encoding zinc finger protein 160-like isoform X2; its protein translation is MDSKGTSWLKKEKIEVYAEPGSLVQLHTSTMKVKEELDEQENQQFLQDPPRIVMPSLRIQQDLELKRDLDGIEHDVAASIRNASDSLRFIQSAGDSCNVSYQEALHQGLVDDDLEIDTEMSTDFSMSHNYSKLRSSQEDSLCGTRLSCSIREKEFHKFNCSFCLQSFPSKYRLIMHIFIHIDGVQAPAYVCKSCGEVLPTDDSLKEHLRMSEGDQALSAANSEKLECSDDHENNITLESVREEIVEQTEKQSSSKETRKTLRKSFSDICNTHTVTQVAEKLRCDDYGIMCTSDHVNVHTVLSAKRHHKCDVCGKLFTRSGGLKVHELIHMGKRPYKCHVCGKSFTQSGNLKTHELIHTGERPYRCTVCGKSFIGSGNLKAHELIHMGKRPHKCRVCGKSFTQWSNLMTHELIHTGKRPHECGVCGKSFTQSGNLKTHELIHTAKRPYKCTVCGKSFIGLCNFKAHELIHTGKRPHKCRVCGKSFTQSSSLKTHELIHTGKRPYKCTVCGKSFIGSGNLKAHELIHTGKRPHKCRVCGKSFTQSSSLKTHELIHTGKRPHECDVCGKSFTQSGHLKSHLLTHMGKRPY